The nucleotide window TTATAGGCTTCACTTAGAACTTCTCTGTGGGATCCCAGCCCTTTCAAAAACCATTTCCCGTCATAAATAACCCCAATAAAGGGCACCATAGCTGTGCTCATGTCAGCAATAAAGGTCCAGCGGTTCCTATTGGGGTCATAAACCTCAGCTGAACGGAGAGTCCTTTGGATTCCTTCACATTCTCCACCAGCAACATAAAGACAATTGTTGATTACACAAGAACCAAAGAAATGACGTTTACGAAGCATGTCTGGTGCCCTGTGCCATTTATTTGTACGAGCACTATAAAAGATTACCCGTCGCATAGACCCCTTGATTGGATCTTTTCCTCCAAACAAGTAGAGATGGCAACCACTAAGAACAGCACAACCAAATCCAAGGGCTTCACTATATTCCCCGGGAAGAGGTGGAAGTGGCTGCCATAGTTGGTATGTTGGATCAAATGCATGCCATGAAATCCTTCCGTCACGATCTCTCTTTATCACGTATACCCACTCCTCCGCCATTCCAAGACTCTTCCTGAGTGAGTAAAAGAAATTTCCAGCAAGAAGCCGATACCACCTTTTGCAGACTAAACGGAGCTTGTTGTGTTCAACACGAGGAACACGTATTAGACAAGCAATTGCAAGATCATCTGGTAGACCAGGCAGAAGAGGTGACTGCACTCTTGACCTCTCCCTACGGGAGTTTTTAGTCTTGTGTGCGTGAGGATTAATGTCCGGCTGGA belongs to Solanum stenotomum isolate F172 chromosome 1, ASM1918654v1, whole genome shotgun sequence and includes:
- the LOC125847207 gene encoding F-box/kelch-repeat protein At1g55270 — encoded protein: MDQTIERSPNAHRGFRVQAPLVDSVSCYCKVDSGFKTVVGARKFVAGSKICIQPDINPHAHKTKNSRRERSRVQSPLLPGLPDDLAIACLIRVPRVEHNKLRLVCKRWYRLLAGNFFYSLRKSLGMAEEWVYVIKRDRDGRISWHAFDPTYQLWQPLPPLPGEYSEALGFGCAVLSGCHLYLFGGKDPIKGSMRRVIFYSARTNKWHRAPDMLRKRHFFGSCVINNCLYVAGGECEGIQRTLRSAEVYDPNRNRWTFIADMSTAMVPFIGVIYDGKWFLKGLGSHREVLSEAYNPENNGWSPVTDGMVAGWRNPSISMNGCLYALDCRDGCKLRVYDGASDSWNRFIDSKLHLGSSRALEAAALVPLNGKLCIIRNNMSISMVDVSSPDKQVETNPHLWENIAGKGHFRTLFTNLWSSIAGRGGLKSHIVHCQVLQA